A genomic window from Helianthus annuus cultivar XRQ/B unplaced genomic scaffold, HanXRQr2.0-SUNRISE HanXRQChr00c002, whole genome shotgun sequence includes:
- the LOC118489696 gene encoding disease resistance protein SUMM2-like, whose translation MAGNIVQVVAAAVQAVANVGDAGASLGSLATTAVNAKPALKNSHSRMVAKMINLHKIRRSVEDHFRIYWFPRKRVDLWLSEVERIELQVMELKDKFSEFDQTWGIHPYAALTEEINVMCTEIDEVLREGKKMEDDLVKPETRRIVELATPISIANVSPLNEKLEQLLEYLKDQSYDTIRVHGVAGTGKRVLIQHVNNHEAIANKMFDIVLWLPASDYENHDNDYSREVRVQHIIARRLGLDLGDITDVNVLASKIRGELDGAKYMLLLDDLKSNIELETIGIPRNKNGSKVVFTTYLRHVFPFGPLTRSTQFFNIEIKKLSEADSWQMFEDILINENDTIQQHEIGTIARKVVKWCDGLFSLIYIVAQNFKSKRSPQNWSDGLQMLRRPAKMGDIYKKALESFLNFSYGGLEENQKLCFLFTVLYPEGSKIPIDCLFDCWTTHKFLVHGAPESSRCSNKQYVTIDKVFRTAAMELLQERNQYKYLVAEEALEKLKNDNCKDTHWISLSGSEIDDLPDEVDCPELTTLFLQKNSKPETISSSFFKKMKDLIILDLYKTGSEMMIPMSDLQKLKVLYVNGSAMLKKLPFKIEGLDHMLEVLDIRDCIMNELPRDIKKLKHLRRLMVSINGGGTLHPIICELSSLKELIFRCEIRCPHK comes from the exons ATGGCTGGCAACATAGTTCAAGTAGTTGCTGCGGCAGTCCAAGCTGTTGCTAATGTGGGTGATGCTGGTGCAAGTTTGGGGAGCCTAGCAACCACGGCAGTTAATGCTAAACCAGCATTGAAAAACAGTCATTCGCGTATGGTAGCAAAGATGATTAACCTACATAAAATCAGACGTAGCGTAGAAGATCATTTCCGGATATATTGGTTTCCACGGAAGCGCGTTGATTTGTGGTTAAGTGAGGTGGAAAGAATTGAACTTCAAGTAATGGAGCTGAAAGACAAGTTTTCAGAATTCGATCAAACTTGGGGTATTCATCCATACGCAGCTTTGACCGAGGAAATTAATGTAATGTGCACAGAAATAGACGAAGTTCTCAGAGAGGGAAAAAAAATGGAGGACGACTTGGTAAAACCAGAAACAAGGCGTATTGTTGAGTTGGCTACACCAATCAGTATTGCGAATGTTTCACCACTCAATGAGAAACTAGAGCAACTATTAGAGTATCTGAAAGATCAAAGTTACGATACAATCAGAGTGCATGGTGTCGCAGGAACAGGGAAAAGGGTACTAATCCAGCATGTGAACAATCATGAAGCAATCGCTAATAAAATGTTTGACATTGTTCTTTGGCTGCCAGCTTCGGATTACGAAAATCATGACAATGATTATAGCAGAGAGGTTCGTGTTCAACATATTATTGCTAGAAGATTAGGATTGGATCTTGGAGATATCACAGATGTCAATGTCTTAGCATCCAAAATACGCGGAGAGTTGGATGGTGCAAAATATATGTTGTTATTGGATGATCTGAAGTCAAATATTGAACTTGAGACTATAGGTATACCAAGGAATAAAAATGGTAGCAAAGTAGTCTTCACAACATACTTACGACATGTGTTTCCATTTGGTCCCTTGACTCGATCAACTCAATTCTTCAATATAGAAATAAAAAAGTTAAGTGAGGCTGATTCATGGCAAATGTTTGAAGATATTTTGATTAACGAGAATGATACAATACAACAACATGAGATTGGAACTATTGCTCGCAAAGTAGTTAAATGGTGTGATGGTCTTTTCTCTCTCATTTACATAGTAGCACAAAACTTCAAATCAAAAAGATCCCCGCAAAATTGGAGCGATGGATTGCAGATGTTAAGAAGGCCAGCTAAAATGGGAGACATATATAAGAAAGCCTTGGAAAGTTTCTTGAACTTCAGCTATGGTGGCCTAGAAGAAAACCAAAAGCTTTgctttctctttactgttttatATCCAGAAGGCAGCAAAATTCCTATAGATTGCTTATTTGATTGTTGGACAACTCATAAATTTCTTGTACACGGAGCTCCCGAGAGTTCAAGAT GTTCGAATAAGCAATATGTTACCATTGACAAAGTCTTTAGGACAGCAGCAATGGAACTTTTGCAAGAACGTAATCAATACAAATATCTAGTAGCAGAAGAAGCACTTGAaaagctaaaaaatgataattgCAAAGATACACATTGGATCTCGTTAAGTGGTAGTGAAATTGATGATTTACCTGATGAGGTAGATTGTCCAGAGCTTACAACACTTTTCCTACAAAAAAATTCAAAGCCGGAAACCATTTCGAGTTCATTTTTTAAGAAAATGAAGGATTTGATTATTTTGGACCTGTACAAGACAGGATCTGAAATGATGATCCCTATGAGCGACTTGCAAAAGCTTAAAGTGCTTTATGTAAATGGTTCTGCTATGTTAAAAAAGCTCCCTTTCAAAATCGAGGGTCTTGATCATATGCTTGAAGTTCTTGATATACGTGATTGTATAATGAACGAGCTACCACGAGATATCAAAAAGTTAAAGCATTTGAGGCGATTGATGGTGTCTATCAATGGAGGTGGGACTCTTCATCCTATTATATGTGAACTCTCTTCGTTGAAGGAATTGATCTTTAGATGTGAAATCAGATGTCCACATAAATAA